One Micromonas commoda chromosome 5, complete sequence genomic window, CTTCAAAGCACGGGAGACCCGGCGCAAACCCCTCAATTCCATCGAGCAACAGTGATGGAATCGATTCGCCGGCGAGGAAATCCCGACGGGGTCGATGCGAGACGCGCGCAGCGGCCAAGATCGCGCCCGTAGGGTTTTTTTTCCTCGGGAGCACCGTGTTGGGCTGGATCCGCGGGAAAATGCCGTAAAGACGTACCCGCTCGGGGCTCGGCCTGCGACACGAACTGGCCCTCGTAGGGAGATCCACGATGAGACTGAAGGACCAGAGCCAGGTGCTGCACCGCCTGATCCGCCGCATCGTCGAAACGAAGCCTCGCGTAGGTGTGTGCCGGCACTATCTCGACGCCGGTCGCGGCTCCCATCAGACTCTGCATTTTCGCTGCTTCGTTGCCGTAAACAACCCGTAAACACGTGCCCGGCTTTCGAGCGACGCGCTTTTCCCCGCACAGACAAGTTCGCGATCCGCTCGCGACTCCTGTGCACTGACGAGAGCGCGTTCCTTACGCTCTTCACTGTGTCGACCGCGTGCAATCGCCCGGTTAAAGCCAGGGACCGCCAACTTTTTCACGCAAGTCTTTCAACTTTTATGACGCGGCTTGATTTTTTCGAAATATTCCTGAGTGGTTGACTGGTCTGCTGGTCCTCGACTTGCCGTGCCGCGTTTGCACTGGGGCGGACTGCTCTAAAACACTGATGTCAAGCTGCAGGCACAAAACTTCACAACACAAGATGAGTCAAGCGCTCGGGTGTTCGCCCCGCTGGGGGGCCGAACCGACGAGGAGAACCGGGTTCGGCCCGCGCCAGAGGTCGATTCGATCGTTAGTGACGTGCATTCGGTGTGTGAGCCCGTCGGATggcgcccccgacgcgccccgaggaggcgcgaagAGCTCGGGAAGGACCCTGTTGCGCatcgcgatgggcgccgcgacTGTCGCGGCGCCTTGGGTCTCCCCTTTTGTGGCGAGCACGGTGACCCAACCTGGGGTggcacgcgcggcgacgacgtggaagAGCATGAAGGACCTGCCCGCCATCGAACCCGGCGCGCATCCGGCGCTCACGGTCCGCGAGTTGACCCCGCGTCAGAGGGAGTTCACTGCGTGGCTCGACGGTGTCCGAGAGGAGTGCATCAGGCGGGGGATATCCGAGGAGACCGTGGGGTCGTGCTTCAACGAGCTGGAGCCGTTACCTGAGACCGTGGTGGAGAAAACGGCATCCTCGCACGTGCTGAACCCGGAAAAGAACCTCAGCGTGGAGGCGTACCTGCGAAGGATGGTGTCCAAGGACAGGGTGACtaagggcgccgcgctcctggTTGAACATGCCGAACTCCTCAACGAGGTAGAACGGGAGTACGGGGTGCCGCCGGAGATACTGGTGGCCATATGGGGCATAGAGAGCCACTTCGGCGGGTTCCAGGGTGAGCACGACTGCattcgcgcgctcgccacccTTGGATTCGAGCACCGGCACTGGAAAGGGGATTACTTTGGcaacgagctcgtcgaggcggttAGGATAATCGATGAGGGTCACGTTCCCCCGGAAGACTTGGTGGGATCGTGGGCGGGAGCGCTGGGACAGTGCCAGTTCATGCCGTCCAACTTCCACAGGTACGCGGTggacaaggacgacgacggacgcgccgacaTATGGCGGTCGCTGCCGGATGTGTTTGCTTCGATGGCCAACTTTTTGAAGCAGTACTGCGAATGGAACCCAAACGTGAGGCCGGCGGGGTTCAGGGTGACAGTGGAGGGGGATCAGCTGCCGGAGGATGTGATCGGTGGGTGGTGGGGAGAACGAAAGACGCCTAAACCGGCGAGTTACTTCCTTTGGAACGGGGTCAAGCCGCTTCACAACACGCTTAGGCTGCCTCGGAGCGCCGAGAGTGTCCTGCTGATGCCGGAGGGGAAGGATGGTCCGGCGTTTCTTGCGCTCTGCAACTTTCGCGCCATCATGAGGTACAACCCGTCGACGAACTACGCCATGGCGGTGTCTATGCTGGCGCAGgagatcgtcgacgaggtggcgGCTGTCAGAAAGGAGGCATAGGGAGGCGCAACATCTAGAATGAAACTAGTTAAAAAAGAAATGACGACCGTCAGCCGTCAATactctcgtcgtcgcgcgggtctgCACACCCACGAGGGGCGTTGGACCCTATTCCTACCACTATCAATActcgtcatcggcgtcgacgtccatgaAGTCCTCCCCGCCCTGGTCCCCGCGCGTGGGCGTGAAGTATGACAGGATCGAGTTGCGCTGCGACGCCGAGAGCAGCGGCCTGCGAGCGCTCCTTcgggtcctcgcggcgatgggacCGGGCGTCaggagcgccaccgccgcgccggcgttgaTGTCCACGTTCTCCTTGTTCATCGACTCATCACCGCACGTCGCGTCAACGCCGGGTGgtgccgccctcgcgttgAAGATTGGCATGGGGGTCTCAAAGTCCAACCTCTGCCCCTCCTCCACGGCGCGCCGCAGCCACTCGCCACCCGAGAGCAGTCCCCGCGTCGAGGGGGTCCGATCacgcgtcgcgggtgccggAGTCCTGAAGAAATCGCGATCGCTGTTCGACGTGTGcatcgccccgcgccccgcgctcgccccggcCTCGCCCCTGACGTCCCCGTCTCGGTCAGCGTCTCGGAGGGTGGATCGGTCCACGGTCCACACCctcgcggtgtcgtcgtcggcgcacgAGGCGAGGCACGTGAAGTCGTTCGGACACCAGTCAaccgcgacgacctcgcccgCGTGGCCTTTCAgcaccgcgggcggctcCAGCGGCCTGTCGACCTCCCACACGTACACGTGGTGATCGCACGATCCGCTGGTCACGTGCGTACCCTCCGGGCTGAATGCGAGCTTGTTGTAGAAGCTCGTCCCTTGGTGAC contains:
- a CDS encoding predicted protein, with translation MQSLMGAATGVEIVPAHTYARLRFDDAADQAVQHLALVLQSHRGSPYEGQFVSQAEPRAGTSLRHFPADPAQHGAPEEKKPYGRDLGRCARLASTPSGFPRRRIDSITVARWN
- a CDS encoding glycoside hydrolase family 103 protein (related to peptidoglycan lytic transglycosylases); the protein is MSQALGCSPRWGAEPTRRTGFGPRQRSIRSLVTCIRCVSPSDGAPDAPRGGAKSSGRTLLRIAMGAATVAAPWVSPFVASTVTQPGVARAATTWKSMKDLPAIEPGAHPALTVRELTPRQREFTAWLDGVREECIRRGISEETVGSCFNELEPLPETVVEKTASSHVLNPEKNLSVEAYLRRMVSKDRVTKGAALLVEHAELLNEVEREYGVPPEILVAIWGIESHFGGFQGEHDCIRALATLGFEHRHWKGDYFGNELVEAVRIIDEGHVPPEDLVGSWAGALGQCQFMPSNFHRYAVDKDDDGRADIWRSLPDVFASMANFLKQYCEWNPNVRPAGFRVTVEGDQLPEDVIGGWWGERKTPKPASYFLWNGVKPLHNTLRLPRSAESVLLMPEGKDGPAFLALCNFRAIMRYNPSTNYAMAVSMLAQEIVDEVAAVRKEA